In one Corallococcus soli genomic region, the following are encoded:
- a CDS encoding ATP-binding protein, protein MRDDAEDTSSRGAPFEESAEDLYENAPCGYLSTTPEGLIVKVNQTFLTWTGHSREALVGRKRFSELLTVPGRIFHETHLAPLLQMQGFVRELSLELTCPGSPPLPALINAVQMRDALGRPLCVRLTVFNMTDRKRYERELLLARRKAEQLAQSKAGLLATLSHEVRNPVNAITAATRLMGMTSLTDKQAKYLRVLGASSGTLLAMVNDILDWSKIEAGQLALEQREFDPRELISGIVNGQAARAEEKKLQLRVELDAQLPHCLLGDPLKLGQILTNLVSNALKFTEKGHVTLSVVVRSRDGDVCDLTVQVSDTGIGISADRIAAIFEEYAQANYDIGMKYGGTGLGLSISRKLLELHGSKMAVSSELGKGTRFCFDLRMKARAGIPDTAPDRASPTRGLQGLRVLVVEDSEVNTYVLARWFEHWGVVFDAVKNGQQAVERLREGTYELVLMDLHMPELGGFDALKVIRQLPDERLRKLPVIAISASARAWQEGRILASGFTDFIGKPFDADVLFHKMARCTSRELPDRPEHTPAPVLRAPEPTASADNPLALAQDFSFAKLGQRAAGDSQARAALARLALQDLEQARPALMASLTEGARDDYEHLCQGLTGTLLFLEAKGLAAALRRARGLLASASKPPARVQAATFAIDWELDTLVVALTDIASEAGA, encoded by the coding sequence ATGCGGGATGACGCGGAGGACACAAGCTCCAGGGGGGCACCATTCGAGGAGTCGGCGGAGGATCTCTATGAGAACGCGCCGTGCGGCTACCTCTCCACGACCCCCGAGGGGCTCATCGTCAAGGTCAACCAGACCTTCCTGACCTGGACCGGCCATTCACGAGAAGCCCTGGTCGGACGCAAGCGGTTCTCCGAGCTGCTCACGGTCCCGGGCCGCATCTTCCACGAGACGCACCTCGCGCCGCTCCTCCAGATGCAGGGCTTCGTCCGCGAACTCTCCCTGGAGCTGACCTGCCCCGGCAGCCCTCCGCTGCCGGCGCTGATCAACGCCGTGCAGATGCGGGATGCGCTGGGCAGACCCCTCTGCGTCCGGCTCACCGTCTTCAACATGACGGACCGCAAGCGCTACGAGCGCGAGCTGCTGCTGGCGCGCCGGAAGGCGGAACAGCTCGCCCAGTCCAAGGCGGGCCTCCTGGCGACCCTCAGCCATGAGGTGCGCAACCCCGTCAACGCCATCACCGCCGCCACCCGGCTCATGGGGATGACGTCCCTGACGGACAAGCAGGCGAAGTACCTGCGCGTCCTCGGCGCGTCCTCCGGCACCCTGCTCGCGATGGTCAACGACATCCTTGATTGGAGCAAGATCGAGGCGGGCCAGCTCGCGCTGGAGCAGCGTGAGTTCGATCCCCGGGAGCTGATCAGCGGCATCGTGAATGGCCAGGCCGCCCGGGCCGAGGAGAAGAAGCTCCAGCTCCGGGTGGAGCTGGACGCGCAGCTCCCCCACTGCCTCCTGGGAGATCCGCTCAAGCTCGGGCAGATCCTCACGAACCTCGTGAGCAACGCCCTGAAGTTCACGGAGAAGGGTCACGTCACGCTCTCCGTCGTCGTCCGGTCCCGGGACGGCGACGTGTGCGACCTCACCGTCCAGGTGAGCGACACGGGGATTGGGATCTCCGCGGACCGCATCGCCGCCATCTTCGAGGAGTACGCCCAGGCGAACTACGACATCGGGATGAAGTACGGCGGCACGGGCCTGGGGCTCTCCATCAGCCGCAAGCTGCTGGAGCTGCATGGAAGCAAGATGGCCGTGAGCAGTGAGCTGGGAAAGGGGACCCGCTTCTGCTTCGATCTGCGCATGAAGGCACGCGCGGGCATCCCCGACACGGCGCCCGACCGCGCATCGCCCACGCGGGGGCTCCAGGGCCTGCGGGTGCTCGTGGTCGAGGACAGCGAGGTCAACACCTACGTGCTCGCCCGCTGGTTCGAGCACTGGGGCGTCGTATTCGACGCCGTCAAGAACGGGCAGCAGGCGGTGGAGCGGCTGCGCGAAGGCACCTACGAGCTTGTGCTGATGGACCTGCACATGCCGGAGCTGGGTGGCTTCGATGCCCTGAAGGTCATCCGGCAGCTCCCGGACGAGCGGCTGCGCAAGCTGCCCGTCATCGCCATCTCCGCCTCCGCGCGGGCCTGGCAGGAGGGCCGCATCCTGGCCTCTGGCTTCACGGACTTCATCGGCAAGCCCTTCGACGCGGACGTCCTCTTCCACAAGATGGCGCGGTGCACGTCGCGCGAACTTCCGGACCGGCCCGAACACACGCCGGCGCCGGTCCTCCGTGCCCCCGAGCCCACCGCCTCCGCCGACAATCCGCTGGCCCTGGCGCAGGACTTCAGCTTCGCGAAGCTCGGGCAGCGGGCGGCGGGAGACTCCCAGGCGCGCGCGGCGCTGGCCCGGCTCGCCCTCCAGGATCTGGAGCAGGCGCGCCCCGCGCTCATGGCGTCGCTCACGGAGGGCGCGCGCGACGACTACGAGCACCTGTGCCAGGGGCTCACGGGGACGCTCCTCTTCCTCGAAGCGAAGGGGCTCGCAGCCGCCCTCCGGCGCGCCCGGGGACTGCTCGCCAGCGCCTCGAAGCCTCCCGCGCGGGTGCAGGCCGCCACGTTCGCCATCGACTGGGAGCTGGACACCCTCGTCGTGGCCCTCACCGACATCGCGAGCGAAGCGGGCGCCTGA
- a CDS encoding alpha/beta fold hydrolase gives MGVLARNNVKVKGQGARPMLFSHGFGCDQNMWRFVAPEFERDYRTVLFDHVGAGGSEIAAYDRAKYSTLDGYADDVLEVCHALDLQQGVFVGHSVSAMVGVLAAIREPERFDRLVLVGPSPCYINDEGYVGGFSREDIEQLLESLDDNYLGWSSTMAPVIMGNPDRAELGEELTNSFCRTDPEIAKHFARVTFLSDHRAELPRVKTPSLVLQCSHDVIASEAVGEYVFRNLPTAELVLMKATGHCPNLSAPAETVAAMKAYLGT, from the coding sequence ATGGGGGTGCTGGCTCGGAACAACGTCAAGGTGAAGGGTCAGGGCGCCCGGCCCATGCTCTTCTCCCATGGCTTCGGCTGCGACCAGAACATGTGGCGGTTCGTCGCGCCCGAGTTCGAGCGGGACTACCGCACCGTGCTCTTCGACCACGTGGGGGCCGGTGGCTCGGAGATCGCCGCCTATGACCGCGCGAAGTACTCGACGCTGGACGGCTACGCGGATGACGTCCTGGAGGTCTGCCACGCGCTGGACCTCCAGCAGGGGGTCTTCGTCGGACACTCGGTGAGCGCGATGGTCGGGGTGCTGGCGGCCATCCGGGAGCCGGAGCGCTTCGACAGGCTCGTGCTCGTGGGCCCGTCGCCCTGTTACATCAACGACGAGGGGTATGTCGGCGGCTTCTCGCGTGAGGACATCGAACAATTGCTGGAGTCGCTCGACGACAACTACCTGGGCTGGTCCAGCACGATGGCGCCCGTCATCATGGGCAACCCGGACCGGGCCGAACTCGGCGAGGAGCTCACCAACAGCTTCTGTCGGACGGATCCGGAGATCGCGAAGCACTTCGCGCGCGTCACCTTCCTGTCGGACCACCGGGCCGAACTGCCCAGGGTCAAGACGCCGTCCCTGGTCCTCCAGTGCTCCCATGACGTCATCGCGTCGGAGGCCGTGGGCGAGTACGTGTTCCGGAACCTGCCCACCGCCGAGCTGGTGCTCATGAAGGCGACCGGGCATTGCCCGAACCTGAGCGCTCCCGCGGAGACCGTCGCCGCCATGAAAGCCTACCTGGGCACCTGA
- a CDS encoding DMT family transporter, with amino-acid sequence MSTRRGTDAFSFQVMLGLCALWGMQQVAIKLAAHDVAPILQAALRSGVAALLVGLLMTWRGGWEGLRQGTLRGGLLAGVLFSAEFLLIALALTYTSAGHVAVFLYTAPVFSALGLHLLLPGERLRPLQWLGIAVCFGGIALAFIGGASHTQLDARTLLGDALAVGAGLAWGLTTVVVRGSRLSEAPPSLTLFYQLALCFVLLMGVALATGQTEHVTLTPIAVGSVLFQGIGISFASYLAWFWLLRRYLASNLAVFSFMTPLFGVSMGVLILNEPLTTSFVAGAALVLAGIGLVSGEAWLRRRLGTAPT; translated from the coding sequence GTGAGCACGCGTCGCGGCACGGACGCCTTCAGCTTCCAGGTGATGCTGGGGCTGTGCGCCCTGTGGGGCATGCAGCAGGTGGCCATCAAGCTGGCCGCGCACGACGTCGCGCCCATCCTCCAGGCCGCGCTGCGCTCGGGCGTGGCGGCGCTGCTCGTGGGGCTCCTCATGACGTGGCGCGGGGGGTGGGAGGGCCTGCGGCAGGGGACGCTGCGAGGCGGGCTGCTCGCCGGCGTGCTCTTCAGCGCGGAGTTCCTGCTCATCGCGCTGGCCCTCACGTACACGAGCGCGGGCCACGTCGCGGTGTTCCTCTACACCGCGCCCGTCTTCTCCGCGCTCGGGCTGCACCTGCTGCTCCCCGGTGAAAGGCTGCGGCCGTTGCAGTGGCTGGGCATCGCCGTGTGCTTTGGCGGCATCGCCCTGGCGTTCATCGGCGGGGCGTCGCACACGCAGCTGGACGCGCGGACGCTGCTGGGGGACGCGCTCGCGGTGGGCGCGGGCCTCGCATGGGGCCTCACCACCGTGGTGGTCCGCGGCTCGCGCCTCTCCGAGGCGCCGCCGAGCCTGACGCTGTTCTACCAACTGGCCCTCTGCTTCGTCCTGTTGATGGGCGTCGCGTTGGCCACCGGGCAGACGGAGCACGTCACCCTGACGCCCATCGCGGTGGGCAGCGTGCTGTTCCAGGGCATCGGCATCTCCTTCGCCAGCTACCTCGCCTGGTTCTGGCTGCTGCGCCGCTACCTGGCGTCCAACCTGGCCGTGTTCTCCTTCATGACGCCGCTGTTCGGCGTGTCGATGGGCGTGCTCATCCTCAACGAGCCGCTCACGACGAGCTTCGTCGCAGGCGCGGCCCTGGTGCTCGCGGGCATCGGCCTGGTGAGCGGCGAGGCCTGGCTGCGCCGACGGCTGGGGACTGCCCCCACCTGA
- a CDS encoding adenosine deaminase family protein gives MRDTLTGLMLTLAAAGVATPTAQAASHEAVTQRHFASLLSGAEPKLAELTLFMNMMPKGGDLHHHYSGAIYAEQYLEWVDKQGYCVNKATSKIQLQRPTTPECVSGKDLAADDTAYRDLLQRWSSKDFNNHGGAKPPPDLQFFNTFLYFDDVASTNNREGLRTLKQRALAENVGYIETIFELTTGIPDADFDRDVAAAGLDDAKLQARLTAQLAKLEADATFQQGVQKYVARVKDSSQGIDDENFTMRYQAYVLRALSPSLVFSQVAAAFNIANQEKQVVAVNLVGAENGNVSMRDYRLHMRMFRLLKARYPDVKLALHAGELALGMVPPEGLKFHIAEAVGVAGADRIGHGIDIAQESNALQTLKTLRERDIPIEVNLTSNEFILGVKGDAHPVELYRKYGVPFVICTDDSGVTRHTLSNEYVLFASRYKPTYAEVKKLSYDSLRYAFLPESDKKRLTKQLDTRFAKFEADVAAMQTRAVRK, from the coding sequence ATGCGAGACACCCTGACGGGCTTGATGCTCACCCTGGCGGCTGCCGGCGTCGCCACGCCCACCGCCCAGGCCGCCAGCCACGAAGCCGTCACCCAGCGCCACTTCGCGTCCCTGTTGTCCGGGGCCGAGCCGAAGCTCGCGGAGCTGACCCTGTTCATGAACATGATGCCCAAGGGGGGCGACCTGCATCACCACTACTCGGGCGCCATCTATGCCGAGCAGTACCTGGAGTGGGTGGACAAGCAGGGCTACTGCGTGAACAAGGCCACCTCGAAGATCCAGCTCCAGCGCCCCACGACCCCGGAGTGCGTCAGCGGCAAGGACCTGGCGGCGGACGACACCGCCTACCGCGACCTGTTGCAGCGCTGGTCCAGCAAGGACTTCAACAACCACGGCGGGGCGAAGCCTCCCCCGGACCTCCAGTTCTTCAACACCTTCCTGTACTTCGACGACGTCGCCTCCACCAACAACCGCGAAGGCCTGCGGACGCTCAAGCAGCGCGCGCTCGCGGAGAACGTCGGCTACATCGAGACCATCTTCGAGCTGACCACGGGGATTCCGGACGCCGACTTCGACCGCGACGTCGCGGCGGCGGGCCTGGACGACGCGAAGCTCCAGGCCCGGTTGACGGCGCAGCTGGCGAAGCTGGAGGCCGACGCCACCTTCCAGCAGGGCGTCCAGAAGTACGTCGCCCGGGTGAAGGACAGCAGCCAGGGCATCGACGATGAGAACTTCACGATGCGCTACCAGGCCTACGTGCTGCGTGCGCTCTCACCGTCGTTGGTGTTCTCGCAGGTCGCCGCCGCGTTCAACATCGCGAACCAGGAGAAGCAGGTGGTGGCGGTGAACCTGGTGGGCGCCGAGAACGGGAACGTCTCGATGCGCGACTACCGCCTGCACATGCGGATGTTCCGGCTGCTGAAGGCCCGGTATCCGGACGTCAAGCTGGCGCTGCACGCCGGTGAGCTGGCGCTGGGCATGGTGCCGCCGGAGGGCCTCAAGTTCCACATCGCGGAGGCCGTCGGGGTGGCGGGGGCCGACCGCATCGGCCATGGCATCGACATCGCGCAGGAGAGCAACGCGCTGCAGACCCTGAAGACCCTGCGCGAGCGTGACATCCCCATCGAGGTGAACCTGACCAGCAACGAGTTCATCCTGGGCGTCAAGGGCGATGCCCATCCCGTCGAGCTGTACCGCAAGTACGGCGTCCCGTTCGTCATCTGCACCGACGACTCCGGCGTCACCCGCCACACGCTGTCGAACGAATACGTGCTGTTCGCCAGCCGCTACAAGCCCACCTACGCGGAGGTGAAGAAGCTCTCCTACGACAGCCTGCGCTACGCCTTCCTGCCCGAGTCGGACAAGAAGCGGCTGACGAAGCAGCTGGACACGCGGTTCGCGAAGTTCGAGGCCGACGTCGCCGCCATGCAGACGCGCGCCGTCCGCAAGTAG
- a CDS encoding glycosyltransferase family 4 protein: MRRVLAVLPYVPLPSDTGGTLRTLELVRALASRFSLDVLALHRPGNDAGGFTRWLGELGVPASRLHLVDMPRVAPSEALSSARAFLRGTPLTYVRYTRQRLQEAFRRVLAQQGPFDIIHFDHLHMAQLLPLARELSPSAHLVIDEHNVESQLLARMAPLSAAPLRPFLRWQFDRVERLERECVSQADSVLACSEVDAAQLRALGAKQVHVVPNGVKLPDFVPAEKAGNDLVFVGSMDWWPNEDAVLRLAREVWPLVSSELAPGRLMVVGRSPSASVRALENERLVVTGSVPSVAPHLARALATAIPLRAGSGTRLKVLEAAAAGVPVVATRLAVEGLPVVEGQDVLLAESPQEFADALRRLRNDPDLCKKLAMNARRLAESFAWEGIGAGLGDIYQSASVTDRKPSGEEHAR; this comes from the coding sequence GTGCGTCGCGTCCTCGCCGTCCTTCCCTACGTCCCGCTGCCCTCGGATACGGGCGGCACCCTGCGCACGCTGGAGCTGGTGCGCGCCCTGGCATCGCGCTTCTCGCTGGACGTGCTCGCGCTCCACCGGCCGGGCAACGACGCGGGGGGCTTCACGCGCTGGCTGGGCGAGCTGGGCGTCCCCGCCTCGCGCCTCCACCTGGTGGACATGCCCCGGGTGGCCCCCTCCGAAGCGCTGAGCAGCGCCCGGGCCTTCCTGCGGGGCACGCCGCTCACCTACGTGCGCTACACGCGCCAGCGCCTCCAGGAGGCCTTCCGCCGCGTGCTGGCCCAGCAGGGCCCCTTCGACATCATCCACTTCGACCACCTGCACATGGCGCAGCTGCTGCCCCTGGCGCGGGAGCTGAGCCCTTCCGCGCACCTGGTCATCGACGAGCACAACGTGGAGAGCCAGCTGCTGGCGCGCATGGCTCCCCTGAGCGCGGCGCCGCTGCGTCCCTTCCTGCGCTGGCAGTTCGACCGCGTGGAGCGGCTGGAGCGCGAGTGCGTGAGCCAGGCGGACTCCGTGCTCGCGTGCTCGGAGGTGGACGCCGCGCAGCTGCGCGCCCTGGGGGCGAAGCAGGTGCACGTGGTGCCCAACGGCGTGAAGCTGCCGGACTTCGTGCCCGCGGAGAAGGCGGGCAACGACCTGGTCTTCGTGGGCTCCATGGACTGGTGGCCCAACGAGGACGCGGTGCTGCGGCTGGCCAGGGAGGTGTGGCCGCTGGTGTCGTCGGAGCTGGCGCCGGGCAGGCTCATGGTGGTGGGCCGCAGCCCGTCCGCGTCCGTGCGGGCCCTGGAGAACGAGCGGCTGGTGGTGACGGGCTCGGTGCCCTCCGTGGCGCCGCACCTGGCGCGCGCGCTGGCGACGGCCATCCCCCTGCGCGCGGGCAGCGGCACGCGCCTCAAGGTGCTGGAGGCGGCGGCGGCCGGCGTGCCCGTGGTGGCCACGCGGCTGGCGGTGGAGGGCCTGCCCGTGGTGGAGGGCCAGGACGTCCTGCTCGCCGAGTCCCCCCAGGAGTTCGCCGACGCCCTGCGCCGGCTGCGCAATGATCCGGACCTGTGCAAGAAGCTCGCGATGAACGCCCGCCGGCTGGCGGAGTCCTTCGCGTGGGAGGGCATTGGCGCGGGCCTGGGCGACATCTACCAGAGCGCCTCCGTCACGGACCGGAAGCCCTCCGGCGAAGAGCACGCCCGATAG
- a CDS encoding aminopeptidase P family protein, giving the protein MSLQESQGAAARERIARLRQVMRTRDVAAVWVPSSDPHLSEYQPGRWKGREWMSGFTGSMGTLVVTADFAGLWVDNRYWEQADAQLSGTGIATVRTTNAPGLPFIDWLAANVAPGQAVAVDGAVLGLGQARAASSLLTAKGVTLRTDLDVVGEAWPNRPEMPAAPVYAHDLAPMSRADKLQALREELGRLGVTHHFISTLDDIAWLTNLRGADVDYNPVFLAHLLVEPGAVRLFIADGKIPDALRRALEEDGVTLAPYAQAAPALGALPQGAKLLLDPRRVTYGLRQAVASGVSVVEALNPSTVAKSRKTPEELAHIRSAMEQDGAALCEFFAWFESALGRESITELTIDARLSAARARRPGFVSLSFATIAAFNANGAMPHYRALEESHATVCTPGSPTQGLLLIDSGGQYTTGTTDITRVVPVGEPTAEQRRDFTLVLRGMINLSLARFPRGTRSPALDVLARAPLWAEGMDYGHGTGHGVGYFLNVHEGPHGISQTLPNEAQTALEPGVVTSNEPGLYRPGRWGIRIENLIATVPAETTAFGEFLRFETLTLCPIDTRLVDPGLLSSAEADWLNAYHATVRERLLPLVEGAARDWLLKRTEAL; this is encoded by the coding sequence ATGAGCCTTCAAGAGAGCCAGGGTGCCGCGGCGCGCGAGCGCATCGCGCGGCTGCGACAGGTGATGCGGACCCGCGACGTGGCGGCGGTGTGGGTGCCGTCCAGTGATCCGCACCTGTCCGAATACCAGCCCGGCCGCTGGAAGGGGCGCGAGTGGATGTCTGGCTTCACCGGCTCCATGGGGACGCTGGTGGTGACCGCGGACTTCGCCGGCCTCTGGGTGGACAACCGCTACTGGGAGCAGGCGGACGCGCAGCTTTCGGGCACGGGCATCGCGACGGTGCGCACGACGAACGCGCCCGGGCTGCCGTTCATCGACTGGCTCGCCGCGAACGTGGCCCCGGGGCAGGCGGTGGCGGTGGATGGCGCGGTGCTGGGCCTGGGGCAGGCGAGGGCGGCGTCCAGCCTGCTCACGGCGAAGGGCGTGACGCTGCGCACGGACCTGGACGTGGTGGGGGAGGCCTGGCCAAACCGTCCGGAGATGCCCGCGGCGCCCGTATACGCGCATGACCTGGCGCCCATGTCGCGCGCCGACAAGCTCCAGGCGCTGCGCGAGGAGCTGGGCCGGCTGGGCGTGACGCACCACTTCATCTCCACGCTGGACGACATCGCGTGGCTGACGAACCTGCGCGGCGCGGACGTGGACTACAACCCGGTGTTCCTCGCGCACCTGCTGGTGGAGCCCGGCGCCGTCCGCCTGTTCATCGCCGACGGCAAGATACCGGACGCCCTGCGGCGGGCCCTGGAGGAGGATGGCGTCACGCTCGCCCCCTATGCGCAGGCGGCCCCGGCGCTGGGCGCGCTGCCGCAGGGCGCGAAGCTGCTGCTCGACCCCCGGCGCGTCACGTACGGCCTGCGGCAGGCGGTGGCGTCGGGCGTGTCGGTGGTGGAGGCGCTCAACCCGTCGACGGTGGCCAAGTCCCGCAAGACGCCCGAGGAGCTCGCGCACATCCGCTCCGCCATGGAGCAGGACGGCGCGGCGCTGTGCGAGTTCTTCGCCTGGTTCGAGTCGGCGCTTGGCCGCGAGTCCATCACGGAGCTGACCATTGACGCGCGGCTGTCCGCGGCGCGTGCCCGCCGCCCGGGCTTCGTGTCGCTGAGCTTCGCCACCATCGCCGCGTTCAACGCGAACGGCGCGATGCCGCACTACCGCGCGCTGGAGGAATCGCACGCGACGGTGTGCACGCCGGGGAGTCCCACCCAGGGGCTGCTGCTGATTGATTCTGGCGGGCAGTACACGACGGGCACCACGGACATCACCCGCGTCGTCCCGGTGGGCGAGCCCACGGCGGAGCAGCGGCGCGACTTCACGCTGGTGCTGCGCGGGATGATCAACCTGTCGCTCGCGCGCTTCCCCCGGGGCACGCGCTCCCCGGCCCTGGACGTGCTGGCGCGCGCGCCGCTGTGGGCGGAGGGGATGGACTACGGCCACGGCACGGGCCACGGCGTGGGCTACTTCCTCAACGTCCACGAGGGGCCGCACGGCATCTCCCAGACGCTGCCCAACGAGGCGCAGACGGCGCTGGAGCCGGGCGTGGTCACCTCCAACGAGCCGGGCCTCTACCGCCCGGGCCGCTGGGGCATCCGCATCGAGAACCTCATCGCCACGGTCCCCGCGGAGACGACGGCCTTTGGCGAGTTCCTCCGCTTCGAGACGCTGACCCTGTGCCCCATCGACACGCGGCTCGTGGACCCGGGCCTGCTGTCCAGCGCCGAAGCGGACTGGCTCAATGCCTACCACGCCACGGTGCGGGAGCGGCTGCTGCCCCTCGTGGAGGGCGCGGCGCGCGACTGGCTGCTGAAGCGGACCGAAGCGCTCTGA
- a CDS encoding sialidase family protein, with translation MNPAPWSSCPRLARRLMMFALLTASLGACAPEEDARAPEPVARVESELPAGGWRVLMPSGGAPIRGITRRADGRLIGGSSWGHGINVWISSNGGASWTLHGSVANNPNVEFGDVTMLAIPGTRTVFCAFREYANGQFRVTITRSDNDGDGWVYDSTVAGPTTRFVGAPFLFRRGNGDLQVYYDSELLAAQGGFPGHQWIAMQGRRGLTGAWTAYGTVTVSRDKRAGALSREGMPTVVQLSGDRIMAVVEGVEGFPTGGARANVINAVQSWDGGRTWDDSLRRTVYSSRIDPGSGRRYNAYVPYAIRVGGGPVGVAFCTDEDKAGPPDLSSAPVDQRSCHVGFVSTTVNFETWSAPSPVWTGTSRNYTPGLFERAPNDVIAVIDGLGTNRVLLR, from the coding sequence ATGAACCCAGCCCCCTGGTCGTCCTGCCCGCGTCTTGCCCGACGCCTGATGATGTTCGCGCTGCTTACGGCTTCGCTCGGGGCCTGCGCTCCGGAAGAGGACGCGCGGGCTCCGGAGCCCGTGGCCCGCGTGGAGTCCGAGCTGCCGGCGGGAGGGTGGCGGGTGCTGATGCCGTCCGGCGGCGCTCCCATCCGGGGCATCACCCGCCGCGCGGACGGGCGGCTCATCGGTGGTTCCAGTTGGGGCCACGGCATCAACGTGTGGATCAGCTCCAACGGGGGCGCGAGCTGGACCCTGCACGGCTCCGTCGCGAACAACCCGAACGTGGAGTTCGGCGACGTGACGATGCTCGCCATCCCGGGCACGCGCACCGTCTTCTGCGCCTTCCGCGAGTACGCCAACGGCCAGTTCCGCGTCACCATCACCCGCAGCGACAACGACGGTGACGGCTGGGTCTACGACAGCACCGTCGCCGGACCGACGACGCGCTTCGTGGGCGCCCCCTTCCTCTTCCGGCGCGGCAACGGCGACCTGCAGGTCTATTACGATTCGGAGCTGCTGGCCGCGCAGGGCGGCTTCCCCGGCCACCAGTGGATCGCCATGCAGGGCCGCCGGGGCCTCACCGGCGCGTGGACCGCGTACGGCACCGTCACCGTGTCGCGCGACAAGCGGGCGGGCGCGCTCAGCCGCGAGGGCATGCCCACGGTGGTGCAGCTGTCCGGGGACCGCATCATGGCCGTCGTGGAGGGCGTGGAGGGCTTTCCCACCGGAGGCGCCCGGGCCAACGTCATCAACGCCGTGCAATCCTGGGACGGGGGCCGCACCTGGGACGACTCGCTGCGCCGCACCGTGTACAGCTCGCGCATCGACCCGGGCTCCGGCCGCCGCTACAACGCCTACGTCCCCTACGCCATCCGCGTGGGCGGGGGCCCGGTGGGCGTCGCGTTCTGCACCGACGAGGACAAGGCCGGCCCGCCCGACCTGTCCAGCGCGCCGGTGGACCAGCGCAGCTGCCACGTCGGCTTCGTCAGCACCACGGTCAACTTCGAGACCTGGTCCGCCCCCAGCCCCGTCTGGACGGGCACGTCGCGCAACTACACCCCCGGCCTCTTCGAGCGCGCCCCCAACGACGTCATCGCCGTCATCGACGGGCTGGGCACGAACCGCGTCCTCCTCCGCTAG